In Leptospira ellinghausenii, the following proteins share a genomic window:
- a CDS encoding GMC family oxidoreductase N-terminal domain-containing protein, which produces MDKLIDASYLQKDLDLEADFVIVGSGAGGGTSAEILSKAGYSVIIVEEGNYERSKDFDLKELSTFNRLYFEGATRPTKDKAFTVVQGRTVGGSTVVNWTTCIRTPKETLSYWETELGIKGYSNEDMEPWFDIASKRFSIQPWEAHNQNNNLLSVGAKKLGWRYNSIPRNVKNCNMLGYCGLGCPVDAKQSQLVTTIPSALKQKTTLLFRTNAVQYIWKENKIDHLYCKPSVQTGETIPKIRLFAKHFITSAGAINSPALLLRSKLPDPYRLIGKRTFVQLHNYSVAEMPTPVYGFFGAPQSVASDEFLWKDGVKGRAGYNIEAVGAQPIVLMNLRKLVGEEFDQYVKSYPNLHVLVSQIRDGFNEDSLGGTVQLNEAGYPILDYPLNDFIVDGIRRSYLSMAECQFAAGAKTVVPANNVVNPFKTWADAKKGIEKMAIQSPNTVVNSTHPLGGNAMGNSMESSVVDTNGKFHHLKNLSVIDGSIFPTSLGVNPSYTIYAIASKLASNLSKEYQSNVN; this is translated from the coding sequence ATGGATAAACTAATAGATGCTTCTTATTTACAAAAAGACTTAGATCTCGAAGCGGATTTTGTCATCGTCGGCTCTGGTGCTGGTGGTGGAACAAGTGCAGAGATTTTATCGAAAGCTGGATATTCCGTCATCATTGTGGAAGAAGGAAATTATGAACGTAGTAAGGACTTCGATTTAAAAGAACTATCTACATTCAATCGATTGTACTTTGAAGGTGCAACGCGGCCAACAAAGGATAAAGCATTTACGGTAGTACAAGGAAGAACGGTTGGTGGATCAACTGTTGTGAATTGGACAACTTGTATTCGTACACCTAAGGAAACACTTTCTTATTGGGAAACTGAATTAGGAATTAAAGGTTATTCTAATGAAGATATGGAACCTTGGTTTGATATCGCTTCAAAAAGATTTTCGATCCAACCTTGGGAAGCTCATAACCAAAACAATAACCTGTTAAGTGTGGGAGCAAAAAAACTGGGGTGGAGATATAACTCCATTCCAAGAAATGTAAAAAACTGTAATATGTTAGGTTATTGTGGATTGGGTTGCCCAGTGGATGCAAAACAAAGTCAATTGGTAACTACGATTCCATCCGCATTAAAACAAAAGACAACACTTTTATTTCGTACAAATGCAGTTCAATACATTTGGAAAGAAAATAAAATCGATCATTTGTATTGTAAACCAAGTGTTCAAACTGGTGAAACAATACCTAAAATACGATTGTTTGCGAAACATTTTATTACAAGTGCCGGTGCCATCAATTCACCTGCTTTGTTATTACGTTCCAAATTACCAGATCCTTATCGATTGATTGGTAAAAGAACTTTTGTGCAACTACACAATTACTCTGTTGCGGAAATGCCAACTCCTGTGTATGGATTTTTTGGTGCTCCCCAATCTGTTGCATCCGATGAATTTTTATGGAAGGATGGGGTAAAAGGCAGAGCAGGTTATAATATTGAAGCAGTTGGTGCACAACCAATCGTATTAATGAATTTAAGAAAATTGGTAGGTGAGGAATTTGATCAATATGTAAAAAGTTATCCCAACTTACATGTACTCGTCTCTCAAATTCGTGATGGTTTTAATGAAGATAGTCTTGGTGGAACTGTTCAATTGAATGAAGCGGGTTATCCAATCCTTGATTATCCACTAAATGATTTTATAGTCGATGGAATTAGAAGGTCTTATTTGTCGATGGCTGAATGCCAATTTGCGGCAGGTGCGAAAACTGTTGTTCCAGCAAATAACGTAGTAAATCCATTTAAAACTTGGGCCGATGCCAAAAAAGGCATCGAAAAAATGGCGATTCAATCTCCAAACACAGTTGTTAACTCAACACATCCGTTAGGCGGTAATGCAATGGGAAATTCGATGGAATCTTCTGTTGTGGATACAAATGGTAAATTCCATCATCTAAAA